From the genome of Turicibacter faecis, one region includes:
- a CDS encoding MATE family efflux transporter, with protein sequence MVLENDLGRDDIKKLVFRLAIPSMLAQFINVLYGVIDRIYVGNIAEIGDLALAGIGICAPITALVLAFASWIGVGGAPLLSIYLGEDKKDEARRVLASSFMMLCVISCVLTILLLLFKKPLLLGFGASEVIYPLADEYFSVYILGTIFALLALGMNQFILSQGFAKVAMKSVLIGAILNIVLDPIFIFTLDMKIQGAALATVISQVVSCAYTLRFLFGKQTLIPITFGGYSCSIMKKILKIGVIPFIIVALDSVMLIALNMVFKSYGGEKMGDLLITATAILQSFMLMITMPLSGITMGTQAILGYNYGARNSKRVLSAQKYIFILSLIFILIMLLIAQTIPHLFVRIFTDNVETIQLTSWAIKIYTLALIGVAIQYVVVDGFTGMGVINVAILLSMGRKSFFFIFVCLIPLVSDVTHVYYAAPLSDTIGATITSICYCLLIKRILRKRELAV encoded by the coding sequence ATGGTTTTGGAAAATGATTTAGGAAGAGATGATATTAAGAAACTGGTGTTTAGGTTGGCCATTCCATCTATGTTGGCCCAGTTTATTAATGTTTTATACGGCGTAATCGATCGCATTTATGTTGGAAATATTGCCGAGATTGGCGATTTAGCGCTCGCCGGAATTGGAATATGCGCCCCGATTACAGCTCTCGTTTTAGCTTTTGCGTCGTGGATTGGAGTTGGTGGGGCCCCATTATTAAGTATTTATTTGGGAGAGGATAAAAAGGATGAGGCACGCCGTGTATTAGCCAGCTCGTTTATGATGCTTTGTGTGATTTCTTGTGTGTTAACTATTCTTTTATTGCTGTTTAAGAAGCCTTTATTACTCGGGTTTGGAGCAAGTGAGGTGATTTATCCACTAGCAGATGAATATTTTTCGGTCTATATTCTAGGGACCATTTTTGCTCTACTTGCTCTTGGGATGAATCAATTTATTTTAAGTCAGGGATTCGCGAAGGTGGCCATGAAGTCGGTTTTAATTGGAGCTATTTTAAACATTGTTCTGGATCCTATTTTTATTTTTACGCTTGATATGAAAATTCAAGGGGCCGCCCTGGCGACCGTTATTTCCCAAGTTGTTTCATGTGCGTATACGTTGAGGTTTTTATTTGGGAAGCAGACATTAATCCCGATTACCTTTGGTGGCTATTCTTGCTCAATCATGAAAAAGATTTTAAAAATTGGAGTTATTCCATTCATTATTGTTGCTTTGGATAGCGTGATGCTCATTGCCTTAAATATGGTTTTTAAAAGTTATGGTGGAGAAAAGATGGGAGATCTTCTCATTACAGCGACTGCCATTTTACAAAGTTTTATGCTCATGATTACGATGCCTCTTAGTGGGATTACGATGGGAACACAAGCCATTTTAGGTTATAATTATGGAGCTCGAAATTCAAAACGGGTACTGTCAGCTCAAAAGTATATCTTTATTTTAAGTTTAATTTTCATCCTGATTATGTTATTGATTGCTCAAACGATTCCCCATTTATTTGTGAGAATTTTTACTGATAATGTAGAAACGATTCAGTTAACGAGTTGGGCAATTAAGATTTATACGCTCGCCTTAATTGGAGTGGCTATTCAATACGTGGTGGTGGATGGATTTACGGGAATGGGTGTCATTAATGTCGCTATTTTACTATCGATGGGACGAAAATCATTTTTCTTTATTTTCGTCTGCCTCATTCCGCTAGTATCAGATGTGACTCACGTTTATTATGCGGCACCGCTTTCTGATACGATTGGTGCGACGATTACGTCGATTTGTTATTGTTTATTAATTAAGCGTATTTTAAGAAAGCGAGAGCTCGCTGTTTAG
- a CDS encoding VanZ family protein, whose protein sequence is MTKKWIQLLFWIYFLMLMNFIVFKFFGDVNEVLNRMMINKNSVEMGSSSLVNLIPFKTFIQDIHYSKAHLILNVILFIPFGILFPLAYPSRSSFLSFTVIALLSILGIELTQRLTYLGIFDVDDIFLNFLGCLIGYIVYKLIKR, encoded by the coding sequence ATGACTAAAAAATGGATTCAACTCTTATTTTGGATATATTTCTTAATGTTAATGAACTTCATCGTTTTTAAATTTTTTGGCGACGTGAATGAAGTATTGAATCGCATGATGATTAATAAAAATTCAGTTGAAATGGGCTCTTCCTCCTTAGTAAATCTCATCCCATTTAAAACCTTCATTCAAGACATCCACTACTCCAAAGCCCACCTCATATTAAATGTCATCCTTTTTATTCCGTTTGGTATTTTATTCCCTTTAGCTTATCCAAGTCGATCTTCATTTTTAAGCTTTACTGTTATCGCCCTGCTTAGTATTTTAGGGATTGAACTAACCCAACGCCTCACTTACTTAGGAATCTTTGATGTCGATGATATTTTCTTAAATTTTCTAGGTTGCTTAATCGGCTATATTGTATATAAACTCATCAAACGATAA
- a CDS encoding MATE family efflux transporter has protein sequence MFKKNKLDQLAFPLMLSNVLGLVIGLCDQAIMGHLSMECFAAVAIVSGFINSVTGILGMTATRFNILGSKETTSVKVMDDMWAQVVLSVGIGLLSILGMVGCGPFIFQHIYQLNGAVLSDSLNYAMIFSSSIGLNLLLFTCSSYLKIVNQTMYVLIGNTVAAMTNVLLDLVFVYGCSLGMIGNAIGSVLALILNLIIYGYLFQRKGLLTVRKVKWERIGVILWGSIPMMIQEFLESTVFVVVIGALISRIGLQEMAVYQLINQLQIIAWMPMYAYAQAALTLVHQSPSSYRLAIIRSMGMYLMISVMMIVCWKPCIHFLTNQEELILATETYFIGALSLGVFYNGVTVYQQTLQSLGKQRWVLCISFLFYAIGGGLISLGLQGWDSLWVVYLGLAGIYALLAVMMSVKLKVLMRGGLE, from the coding sequence ATGTTTAAGAAAAATAAGCTAGATCAATTAGCATTTCCGCTCATGTTGAGTAATGTTTTAGGATTAGTCATCGGTTTGTGTGATCAGGCGATTATGGGGCATTTGTCGATGGAGTGTTTTGCGGCAGTCGCTATTGTTTCAGGATTTATCAATAGTGTAACGGGGATTTTAGGAATGACGGCTACTCGATTTAATATTTTAGGTTCAAAAGAGACAACATCGGTTAAGGTGATGGACGATATGTGGGCACAAGTTGTTCTAAGCGTTGGGATTGGTCTTTTATCAATACTCGGGATGGTAGGATGCGGGCCATTTATTTTTCAACACATTTACCAATTGAATGGTGCCGTTTTGTCTGATTCATTAAATTATGCGATGATTTTTAGTAGTTCCATCGGATTAAATTTATTACTTTTTACGTGTTCAAGTTATTTGAAGATTGTGAATCAAACCATGTACGTTTTAATAGGGAATACGGTGGCGGCCATGACAAATGTTTTATTGGACCTTGTGTTCGTTTATGGGTGCTCACTTGGAATGATTGGAAATGCCATCGGCTCGGTTTTAGCGCTTATCCTTAATTTGATTATTTATGGGTATCTTTTTCAAAGAAAGGGCCTATTGACAGTTAGGAAAGTGAAATGGGAGAGGATAGGCGTCATTTTATGGGGATCGATTCCGATGATGATTCAAGAATTTTTGGAAAGTACCGTATTTGTTGTCGTGATTGGCGCACTTATTTCACGGATTGGTTTGCAGGAAATGGCCGTTTATCAGTTAATTAATCAGTTACAAATAATTGCCTGGATGCCGATGTATGCGTATGCTCAGGCCGCATTGACGCTTGTTCATCAAAGTCCATCGAGTTATCGTTTAGCAATAATCCGTTCGATGGGGATGTATTTGATGATTTCAGTTATGATGATAGTATGTTGGAAGCCTTGCATTCATTTTCTAACGAATCAGGAGGAATTAATCTTAGCAACAGAAACCTACTTTATAGGCGCTTTAAGTCTTGGTGTTTTTTATAATGGTGTCACGGTATACCAGCAGACGTTACAGTCTTTAGGAAAACAAAGATGGGTTTTGTGTATCAGTTTTCTCTTTTATGCCATCGGAGGAGGTTTGATTAGCCTAGGATTACAAGGATGGGACTCGCTATGGGTGGTTTATTTAGGCTTAGCGGGAATTTACGCATTATTAGCAGTGATGATGAGCGTTAAATTGAAAGTTTTGATGAGGGGGGGACTAGAATGA
- a CDS encoding ZIP family metal transporter produces MSPVLLAFLGTMMTFLATTIGAAFVFFFKNGINAFYQRICLGFAAGVMIAASVWSLLIPAIEMAAEQGGIGWIPAAGGFVLGGAFLYLLDQVLPHLHMMSGLEEGPKTNFKKSTLLFLAITLHNIPEGLAVGLSFALAAREGSSLSLSAALILAIGIGLQNLPEGAAVSLPLREQGVSTKKAFAFGSLSGIVEPIAGVLGAALVGSIIGIMPWFLAFAAGAMIYVVVEELIPEAQLGDHSHSGTAGVMIGFLVMMILDVALG; encoded by the coding sequence ATGAGTCCAGTTTTATTAGCTTTTTTAGGAACGATGATGACGTTTTTAGCGACCACAATCGGTGCTGCTTTTGTTTTTTTCTTTAAGAATGGAATTAATGCGTTTTATCAGCGCATTTGTCTTGGTTTTGCGGCGGGAGTGATGATTGCGGCTTCGGTTTGGTCACTTTTAATTCCGGCGATTGAAATGGCGGCTGAGCAAGGAGGGATTGGATGGATTCCTGCGGCTGGAGGTTTTGTCTTAGGGGGCGCATTCTTATATTTATTGGATCAGGTACTTCCCCATTTGCATATGATGAGTGGGTTAGAGGAAGGACCGAAGACAAATTTTAAAAAATCTACTCTTTTGTTTTTAGCGATTACTTTACATAATATTCCCGAGGGACTTGCAGTGGGTCTTTCCTTTGCGTTAGCTGCAAGGGAGGGAAGTTCACTTAGTTTAAGTGCCGCGTTAATTTTAGCGATAGGGATCGGTCTTCAAAACTTACCGGAGGGAGCAGCAGTGTCACTTCCGTTAAGGGAGCAAGGGGTTAGTACGAAAAAGGCATTTGCATTTGGTTCATTATCGGGGATTGTTGAACCGATAGCGGGTGTACTTGGGGCTGCGCTTGTCGGTTCGATTATTGGGATTATGCCCTGGTTTTTAGCATTTGCTGCGGGGGCAATGATTTATGTCGTTGTCGAAGAGTTGATTCCAGAGGCCCAATTAGGGGATCATTCCCATTCCGGTACCGCCGGTGTGATGATTGGATTTTTGGTTATGATGATTTTAGATGTTGCACTCGGTTAG
- a CDS encoding metal-sensing transcriptional repressor: MNEEKKKAIQVLKTARGQIDGIIKMIEEDRYCMDVTNQIFASQALLKRANILILKQHLDYCVTQACLNGGSEEKINEIISVLERAISK; this comes from the coding sequence ATGAATGAAGAAAAAAAGAAAGCAATCCAGGTGTTAAAAACAGCACGTGGTCAAATAGATGGGATTATTAAAATGATTGAAGAGGATCGTTATTGTATGGATGTGACAAATCAGATATTCGCTTCTCAGGCGCTCTTAAAACGAGCAAATATTTTAATATTGAAACAACATTTAGATTACTGTGTGACTCAGGCCTGTCTTAACGGAGGCAGTGAGGAAAAAATTAATGAAATTATCTCTGTGTTGGAGCGTGCTATCAGTAAATAA
- a CDS encoding heavy metal translocating P-type ATPase, whose protein sequence is MTKKISMKIEGMSCSSCANRLEKAINKLEGIEQGNVNFATEMLTVVYDEAKTSPMAVELAVEKAGFKVRKDIKDYSFKVKGMSCSSCANRLERLVQKLEGVEAASVNFATEKLTVKLNADVIGYNQLKEATQSAGFELLTDEEIKQQPTKEVSEAHRLFKRFMISLIFSVPLLIISMGHMVGLPLPHMIDPMRNPLNFGLIQLVLTLPVVFTGYKFYQVGIKNLVQLSPNMDSLVAIGTLTAFLYSLFGIYQISQGDAHYAMHLYFESAAVILTLITLGKYLEAVSKGKTSQAIKALMGLAPKTATVERKGVELEVPIEEVMVGDLVLVKPGEKLPVDGEVVEGMTAIDESMLTGESIPVEKTVGSQVIGASLNKTGFIKYKATRVGRDTALSQIVKLVEDAQGSKAPIAKMADIISAYFVPIVMGLAVISSLLWKVSGESDVFALSIFISVLVIACPCALGLATPTAIMVGTGKGAEYGVLIKGGEALEMTHRLQTIVFDKTGTITEGKPKVTDVLALSLSEEQLLSYAASAEKASEHPLGEAIVREAQDRGYALCELESFHAMIGRGIEGVILGQKLLIGNLKLMVEHQIDVSSLQEKTDELAYEGKTPMYMAIDGELAGVIAVADTVKESSKKAIETLHQMGIQVAMITGDNQKTADAIARQVGIDLVLAEVLPADKANEVKKLQQSGRKVGMVGDGINDAPALAQADIGIAIGSGTDVAIESADIVLMKSDLMDVSTAIRLSKATILNIKENLFWAFAYNVLGIPVAMGVLHLFGGPLLNPMIAAAAMSLSSVSVLLNALRLRKFKA, encoded by the coding sequence ATGACGAAGAAAATATCGATGAAAATTGAAGGGATGAGTTGTTCATCGTGTGCGAATCGATTAGAGAAGGCCATTAATAAGCTAGAGGGGATTGAGCAAGGAAATGTTAATTTTGCGACGGAGATGTTAACAGTGGTTTATGATGAGGCGAAAACATCACCCATGGCAGTAGAGTTAGCGGTTGAAAAAGCGGGATTCAAAGTGAGAAAAGATATAAAAGATTATTCCTTTAAGGTTAAAGGAATGAGCTGCTCATCATGTGCGAACCGCCTTGAACGTCTTGTTCAAAAGTTAGAGGGGGTCGAGGCGGCAAGCGTGAATTTTGCAACTGAAAAGTTGACGGTAAAGCTAAATGCCGATGTGATTGGATATAATCAGCTTAAGGAGGCGACCCAGTCGGCCGGATTTGAGTTATTAACGGATGAGGAGATCAAGCAGCAGCCAACGAAGGAAGTGAGCGAGGCCCACCGATTGTTTAAGCGATTTATGATTTCTCTCATTTTTTCGGTGCCTCTTTTAATTATTTCAATGGGCCATATGGTGGGATTACCCCTTCCGCACATGATTGATCCAATGAGGAACCCTCTAAATTTTGGATTGATTCAACTTGTGTTGACGTTACCTGTTGTCTTCACAGGGTATAAGTTTTATCAGGTCGGCATTAAAAATTTAGTTCAATTAAGTCCCAATATGGATTCGTTAGTCGCGATTGGGACATTGACCGCCTTTTTATATAGTTTATTTGGTATTTATCAAATTTCGCAGGGGGATGCACATTATGCGATGCATCTTTACTTTGAATCGGCAGCCGTTATTTTAACTTTAATTACGCTCGGAAAATATTTAGAGGCAGTCTCGAAAGGAAAAACATCTCAGGCAATTAAAGCGTTAATGGGGCTCGCTCCAAAAACGGCTACTGTTGAAAGAAAGGGTGTGGAGTTAGAAGTTCCGATTGAGGAGGTCATGGTCGGAGATCTTGTCCTTGTGAAACCTGGTGAAAAGTTGCCTGTTGATGGAGAGGTCGTAGAAGGAATGACGGCCATTGATGAGTCGATGTTAACGGGTGAAAGTATTCCGGTGGAAAAAACCGTAGGAAGTCAAGTCATTGGGGCCAGTTTAAATAAAACAGGCTTTATTAAATATAAAGCGACACGAGTGGGGCGCGACACGGCATTATCTCAAATTGTGAAGTTAGTCGAGGATGCCCAAGGATCTAAAGCTCCGATTGCTAAAATGGCGGATATTATTTCTGCTTATTTTGTTCCTATCGTCATGGGATTGGCTGTGATTTCCTCACTTTTATGGAAAGTGTCAGGCGAAAGTGATGTATTTGCCTTGTCTATTTTTATTTCCGTTTTAGTGATTGCCTGTCCGTGTGCGCTTGGATTGGCAACACCGACGGCTATTATGGTCGGAACAGGAAAAGGTGCGGAGTATGGGGTCCTCATTAAAGGGGGAGAAGCCCTAGAAATGACGCACCGTTTACAGACGATCGTTTTTGATAAAACAGGAACGATTACAGAAGGGAAGCCGAAGGTGACCGACGTTTTAGCGTTGTCCCTATCCGAAGAGCAATTATTAAGTTATGCAGCGAGTGCCGAGAAGGCGTCCGAACATCCGTTAGGAGAAGCGATTGTTCGCGAGGCACAGGATCGGGGCTATGCTTTATGCGAGTTAGAGTCATTTCACGCGATGATTGGTCGTGGAATCGAAGGTGTGATTTTAGGTCAGAAGTTGCTTATTGGTAATCTAAAGCTTATGGTTGAACATCAGATCGATGTCTCTTCTTTACAAGAAAAAACGGATGAATTAGCCTATGAAGGAAAGACTCCGATGTATATGGCGATCGATGGAGAGTTAGCTGGTGTGATTGCCGTAGCGGATACCGTAAAAGAGAGCAGTAAAAAAGCAATCGAGACGTTACATCAGATGGGAATCCAGGTGGCAATGATTACTGGGGATAATCAAAAAACGGCGGATGCGATTGCGCGTCAGGTTGGAATTGATCTCGTGTTGGCGGAAGTGTTGCCAGCTGATAAGGCGAATGAGGTTAAAAAGTTACAACAATCGGGACGTAAGGTCGGAATGGTTGGAGATGGGATTAATGATGCGCCCGCTCTTGCTCAGGCCGATATTGGGATTGCGATTGGAAGCGGGACCGATGTTGCAATTGAGTCGGCTGATATTGTCTTAATGAAGAGTGATTTAATGGATGTTTCAACCGCTATTCGACTAAGCAAGGCAACGATTTTGAATATTAAGGAAAACTTATTTTGGGCTTTCGCCTATAATGTGCTAGGTATTCCTGTAGCAATGGGAGTTTTACATTTATTTGGCGGACCGTTATTAAATCCAATGATTGCGGCAGCAGCGATGAGTTTAAGTTCAGTTTCTGTTTTACTTAACGCGCTCCGTTTACGTAAATTTAAGGCTTAG
- a CDS encoding heavy-metal-associated domain-containing protein — MRRKLRLHGMNCKNCVTHVNKTLQSLETTNLQVCVGAQSMLVNTGGTSALIQQAIDGAGHTILGID; from the coding sequence GTGAGAAGAAAACTTCGATTACATGGAATGAACTGTAAAAATTGTGTGACACATGTGAATAAAACATTACAATCCCTCGAGACAACAAATTTACAAGTTTGTGTGGGGGCTCAGTCAATGTTAGTGAATACTGGAGGAACAAGTGCGTTAATCCAGCAAGCCATTGATGGAGCGGGTCATACTATCCTTGGAATTGATTAG
- a CDS encoding YiiX/YebB-like N1pC/P60 family cysteine hydrolase has product MLLTVVSMYSTGTVKAETNSDYEVKMPEQSILRTEGLESYSQRIRELNQKEIDKLPRDEQQDAISSVLQVISELNQSKVDEITQMKEQSVGDLIESNTRGRTTTIEWQNYGDILVTLDSKTLGWNHGHAGIVDFNKNRVIEANPGEGVQSKLSYNKYWKSVNTDELYVGGASQSNYKTAVNYAAKQIGKPYTIMTTLSNTDKWYCSKLVYKAWLSAGYNVGDHYKDSAWKYDFIGVTPKQILWDDNVFFYQKVK; this is encoded by the coding sequence ATGTTGTTAACTGTAGTATCTATGTATTCTACAGGAACAGTAAAGGCAGAAACAAATTCAGATTACGAGGTGAAAATGCCAGAGCAGTCTATATTAAGAACAGAGGGATTAGAGTCTTATTCACAACGTATCCGAGAATTAAACCAAAAGGAAATTGATAAACTACCTAGGGATGAGCAACAAGATGCAATTAGTTCAGTTTTACAAGTAATATCTGAATTAAATCAATCTAAAGTAGATGAAATTACACAGATGAAGGAACAAAGCGTAGGTGATTTAATTGAATCTAATACTCGTGGGAGAACTACGACAATTGAATGGCAGAATTATGGGGATATTTTAGTAACTTTAGATTCTAAGACTTTAGGATGGAATCATGGTCACGCGGGAATTGTAGATTTTAATAAAAATCGAGTAATTGAAGCGAATCCTGGGGAGGGAGTTCAGAGCAAGTTGAGTTATAATAAGTATTGGAAGAGTGTTAATACTGATGAACTTTATGTGGGTGGAGCTTCCCAATCAAATTATAAAACTGCGGTAAATTATGCAGCTAAACAAATTGGTAAGCCATATACGATTATGACCACGTTAAGTAATACAGATAAGTGGTATTGTTCTAAATTGGTGTATAAGGCTTGGTTAAGTGCAGGTTATAATGTAGGGGATCACTATAAAGACAGTGCGTGGAAATATGATTTTATAGGTGTTACGCCAAAACAAATTTTATGGGATGATAATGTATTCTTTTACCAAAAGGTAAAATAG
- a CDS encoding threonine/serine exporter family protein: MDVLLPCLYTFIATAGFCIIFNIRGKMVFYAALGGTIGWLAFIGSSFLGTDLIQYFIATVIIALYSEIMARIHKVPITVYLIAALIPLVPGSGIYYTMEHALTGDIVAFLETFIHTIAIAGSLAFGILLVSSLFRLTHHINIDRNQ, translated from the coding sequence TTGGACGTTTTACTACCTTGTCTTTATACCTTTATTGCCACCGCCGGATTTTGCATTATTTTTAATATTCGTGGGAAAATGGTTTTTTATGCCGCGCTCGGTGGAACAATTGGTTGGCTTGCCTTCATTGGGTCCTCATTTTTAGGAACGGATCTCATTCAATACTTTATCGCAACCGTTATTATCGCCCTTTACTCAGAGATTATGGCTCGTATCCACAAAGTCCCTATTACCGTTTACTTAATCGCTGCCTTAATCCCACTTGTTCCGGGTAGCGGAATTTACTACACCATGGAACACGCATTAACAGGGGATATTGTTGCCTTTTTAGAAACATTTATTCATACAATTGCGATTGCCGGTTCCCTAGCTTTCGGAATTTTACTTGTTTCCTCTCTTTTCCGACTCACCCATCATATCAATATCGACCGAAATCAATAA
- a CDS encoding threonine/serine ThrE exporter family protein has protein sequence MNFDQLLNVSVRLGTMLLENGAEIYRVEESIRRMVLAYGAREVDVYAIPNTIIVTLMTTQHINLTKTKRIHDRTTNLDKVERLNHLCRQICQNTPDLNIVDAQLDEISKRPIYGFYAQLMAYAITSSMFTLFFGGAFVDAFWSFWIGPLLKITAHHLTKLRTNPFFTTILCSFFCGLLSTLVCHFQLASHVDKMIIGLVMNLVPGVAITNSVRDIIAGDFIAGQTKMTEALLTATSIAVGTGIALSISTYF, from the coding sequence ATGAATTTTGATCAATTATTAAATGTCAGTGTGCGACTCGGAACTATGCTTCTTGAAAATGGAGCAGAGATTTATCGCGTTGAAGAGTCCATTCGTCGAATGGTGTTAGCTTATGGTGCACGCGAGGTCGATGTTTACGCAATTCCAAATACTATCATCGTCACCTTAATGACCACCCAACATATTAATTTAACTAAAACTAAGCGGATTCACGACCGAACAACGAATTTAGATAAGGTCGAGCGATTAAATCATTTATGTCGACAAATTTGTCAAAATACCCCTGATTTAAATATTGTGGACGCCCAATTAGATGAGATTTCTAAACGGCCTATCTACGGTTTTTACGCTCAATTAATGGCCTATGCCATTACTTCTTCAATGTTCACCCTCTTTTTTGGAGGGGCATTTGTTGATGCATTTTGGTCCTTTTGGATTGGTCCTCTCTTAAAAATCACCGCTCATCATCTAACAAAGTTGAGAACGAATCCTTTTTTTACGACTATTTTATGTAGCTTTTTCTGCGGTCTTCTTTCAACGCTCGTCTGTCATTTTCAATTGGCTTCACATGTCGATAAGATGATCATCGGATTAGTGATGAATCTTGTCCCTGGGGTTGCCATTACAAACTCTGTTCGTGATATTATCGCCGGTGACTTTATTGCCGGTCAAACTAAAATGACAGAAGCCTTATTAACCGCGACTTCAATCGCAGTGGGAACAGGGATCGCCCTTTCCATTTCAACATATTTTTAG